In Colius striatus isolate bColStr4 unplaced genomic scaffold, bColStr4.1.hap1 scaffold_45, whole genome shotgun sequence, one genomic interval encodes:
- the LOC133629444 gene encoding DNA-(apurinic or apyrimidinic site) endonuclease-like, with amino-acid sequence MAPAKRLNMETKCGAESVPEELRSLGAFPHQHSPSDRPGYSGVGLLSRTKLLAVTYGMGDPELDAKGCVLTAEFPALRVVCVYVSNSRRGLGRLSFRQAWDERFHSFVSQLDRSKPVAICGDLNVAHQPLDLRNLSGNKRSPGFTREEREAFGELLGAGFLDSFWVFNPSLPNAFTFWTYLSGARRGRKDLCDSRIEQRAKGSDHCPVGIYLALEGAG; translated from the exons ATGGCGCCCGCCAAGAGACTCAACATG GAGACCAAATGTGGGGCCGAGTCGGTGCCAGAGGAGCTGCGGAGCCTCGGGGCCttccctcaccagcacagccccagcgacCGGCCCGGCTACAGCGGCgtggggctgctcagcaggacCAAACTCCTGGCTGTCACCTATGGCATGG GTGACCCCGAGCTGGACGCCAAGGGCTGCGTGCTGACGGCCGAGTTCCCTGCCCTGCGTGTCGTCTGCGTCTACGTGTCCAACTCCAGGCGAGGCCTGGGCCGCCTGAGCTTCCGGCAGGCCTGGGACGAGCGCTTCCACTCCTTCGTGTCCCAGCTGGACCGGTCCAAACCGGTCGCCATCTGCGGCGACCTCAACGTCGCCCACCAGCCCTTGGACCTGAGGAACCTGTCGGGGAACAAGAGGAGCCCCGGGTTCACgcgggaggagagggaggcgttcggggagctgctgggggcggGCTTCCTCGACAGCTTCTGGGTGTTTAACCCCTCACTGCCCAACGCCTTCACCTTCTGGACCTACCTGagcggggccagg aggggcaggaaggatctGTGCGACAGCAGGATCGAGCAGCGGGCCAAAGGCAGCGACCACTGTCCCGTGGGGATCTACCTGGCACTGGagggggcaggctga